In Lathamus discolor isolate bLatDis1 chromosome 1, bLatDis1.hap1, whole genome shotgun sequence, the following are encoded in one genomic region:
- the TMCC3 gene encoding transmembrane and coiled-coil domain protein 3 isoform X3, which translates to MNTLSLPLNIRRGGSDTNLNFDVPDGVLEFHKVKLSADSLKQKILKVTEQIKVEQTARDGNVAEYLKLVNSADKQQAGRIKQVFEKKNQKSAHSIAQLQKKLEQYHKKLKDIEQNGSSKTTKDTSKDNLKDIQHGKSRTSGHGTESSKSGVPGVSLTPPVFVFSKSREFANLIRNKFGSADNIAHLKNTLDEFRPETSSRTYGGSATIVAKPKYVSDDECSSGTSGSADSNGNTSFGPAVASTLDSQGKLSMILEEIREIKETQSQLADDIENLKTQFKRDYGFISQMLQEERYRYERLEDQLNDLTDLHQHETANLKQELASIEEKVAYQAYERSRDVQEALESCQTRVSKLELHQQEQQAQQSETVNAKVLLGKCINVILAFMTVILVCVSTIAKFIAPMMKSRFHIICTFFAVTLLAIFCKNWDHIICAIERMIIPR; encoded by the exons ATGAATACCCTGAGTTTACCGCTTAACATCCGCCGTGGAGGCTCTGACACTAACCTGAACTTTGATGTACCAGATGGGGTCCTGGAGTTTCACAAAGTTAAACTCAGTGCAGATagcttgaaacagaaaatcctcaAGGTTACAGAACAAATCAAAGTTGAACAAACAGCTCGAGATGGCAATGTGGCTGAGTATTTGAAACTGGTAAATAGTGCAGACAAGCAACAGGCTGGGCGCATCAAGCAAGTCTTTGAGAAAAAGAACCAGAAGTCTGCCCACTCCATTgcccagctgcagaagaaattgGAGCAGTATCACAAAAAGCTTAAGGATATTGAACAAAACGGATCTTCCAAAACTACTAAGGATACTTCCAAAGATAACTTGAAAGATATTCAGCATGGCAAGTCTCGTACCTCTGGGCACGGAACAGAGAGCAGCAAGTCGGGTGTGCCAGGTGTGTCTTTGACACCACCTGTCTTTGTTTTCAGCAAGTCTAGAGAGTTTGCGAACCTGATCCGAAACAAATTTGGTAGTGCAGACAACATTGCTCATCTCAAAAACACCTTGGATGAATTTCGGCCAGAAACAAGTTCCAGAACATACGGGGGCAGTGCCACTATCGTTGCCAAACCAAAATATGTTAGTGATGATGAATGCTCAAGTGGGACCTCTGGCTCAGCAGACAGTAATGGGAATACTTCCTTTGGTCCTGCTGTGGCAAGTACTCTGGACAGCCAAGGAAAGCTTTCCATGATTTTGGAGGAAATAAGGGAAATCAAGGAGACACAGTCCCAATTAGCTGATGATATAGAGAATTTAAAAACGCAGTTTAAAAGAGACTATGGCTTTATTTCTCAGATGTTACAAGAGGAAAGATatag ATACGAAAGATTGGAGGACCAGTTAAATGACCTCACTGATCTACATCAACATGAGACAGCAAACTTGAAACAAGAGCTAGCCAGCATAGAGGAGAAAGTGGCCTATCAGGCATATGAGCGATCACGGGATGTTCAG GAAGCCTTGGAATCGTGCCAGACCCGGGTCTCCAAACTGGAGCTCCATCAGCAAGAACAGCAAGCACAGCAGTCCGAAACCGTTAATGCCAAAGTGCTCCTGGGGAAATGTATCAACGTGATCCTGGCCTTCATGACTGTCATCTTGGTGTGTGTTTCTACCATTGCGAAGTTCATTGCCCCGATGATGAAGAGCCGCTTTCATATCATCTGCACTTTTTTCGCAGTGACGCTGCTGGCAATATTCTGTAAAAACTGGGATCATATCATCTGTGCCATAGAAAGGATGATCATACCGAGATGA
- the TMCC3 gene encoding transmembrane and coiled-coil domain protein 3 isoform X2: protein MVERHDMNTLSLPLNIRRGGSDTNLNFDVPDGVLEFHKVKLSADSLKQKILKVTEQIKVEQTARDGNVAEYLKLVNSADKQQAGRIKQVFEKKNQKSAHSIAQLQKKLEQYHKKLKDIEQNGSSKTTKDTSKDNLKDIQHGKSRTSGHGTESSKSGVPGVSLTPPVFVFSKSREFANLIRNKFGSADNIAHLKNTLDEFRPETSSRTYGGSATIVAKPKYVSDDECSSGTSGSADSNGNTSFGPAVASTLDSQGKLSMILEEIREIKETQSQLADDIENLKTQFKRDYGFISQMLQEERYRYERLEDQLNDLTDLHQHETANLKQELASIEEKVAYQAYERSRDVQEALESCQTRVSKLELHQQEQQAQQSETVNAKVLLGKCINVILAFMTVILVCVSTIAKFIAPMMKSRFHIICTFFAVTLLAIFCKNWDHIICAIERMIIPR from the exons gtGGAAAGACATGACATGAATACCCTGAGTTTACCGCTTAACATCCGCCGTGGAGGCTCTGACACTAACCTGAACTTTGATGTACCAGATGGGGTCCTGGAGTTTCACAAAGTTAAACTCAGTGCAGATagcttgaaacagaaaatcctcaAGGTTACAGAACAAATCAAAGTTGAACAAACAGCTCGAGATGGCAATGTGGCTGAGTATTTGAAACTGGTAAATAGTGCAGACAAGCAACAGGCTGGGCGCATCAAGCAAGTCTTTGAGAAAAAGAACCAGAAGTCTGCCCACTCCATTgcccagctgcagaagaaattgGAGCAGTATCACAAAAAGCTTAAGGATATTGAACAAAACGGATCTTCCAAAACTACTAAGGATACTTCCAAAGATAACTTGAAAGATATTCAGCATGGCAAGTCTCGTACCTCTGGGCACGGAACAGAGAGCAGCAAGTCGGGTGTGCCAGGTGTGTCTTTGACACCACCTGTCTTTGTTTTCAGCAAGTCTAGAGAGTTTGCGAACCTGATCCGAAACAAATTTGGTAGTGCAGACAACATTGCTCATCTCAAAAACACCTTGGATGAATTTCGGCCAGAAACAAGTTCCAGAACATACGGGGGCAGTGCCACTATCGTTGCCAAACCAAAATATGTTAGTGATGATGAATGCTCAAGTGGGACCTCTGGCTCAGCAGACAGTAATGGGAATACTTCCTTTGGTCCTGCTGTGGCAAGTACTCTGGACAGCCAAGGAAAGCTTTCCATGATTTTGGAGGAAATAAGGGAAATCAAGGAGACACAGTCCCAATTAGCTGATGATATAGAGAATTTAAAAACGCAGTTTAAAAGAGACTATGGCTTTATTTCTCAGATGTTACAAGAGGAAAGATatag ATACGAAAGATTGGAGGACCAGTTAAATGACCTCACTGATCTACATCAACATGAGACAGCAAACTTGAAACAAGAGCTAGCCAGCATAGAGGAGAAAGTGGCCTATCAGGCATATGAGCGATCACGGGATGTTCAG GAAGCCTTGGAATCGTGCCAGACCCGGGTCTCCAAACTGGAGCTCCATCAGCAAGAACAGCAAGCACAGCAGTCCGAAACCGTTAATGCCAAAGTGCTCCTGGGGAAATGTATCAACGTGATCCTGGCCTTCATGACTGTCATCTTGGTGTGTGTTTCTACCATTGCGAAGTTCATTGCCCCGATGATGAAGAGCCGCTTTCATATCATCTGCACTTTTTTCGCAGTGACGCTGCTGGCAATATTCTGTAAAAACTGGGATCATATCATCTGTGCCATAGAAAGGATGATCATACCGAGATGA
- the TMCC3 gene encoding transmembrane and coiled-coil domain protein 3 isoform X1: MPGSDTALAVDRTYSDPERHRRRKARVERHDMNTLSLPLNIRRGGSDTNLNFDVPDGVLEFHKVKLSADSLKQKILKVTEQIKVEQTARDGNVAEYLKLVNSADKQQAGRIKQVFEKKNQKSAHSIAQLQKKLEQYHKKLKDIEQNGSSKTTKDTSKDNLKDIQHGKSRTSGHGTESSKSGVPGVSLTPPVFVFSKSREFANLIRNKFGSADNIAHLKNTLDEFRPETSSRTYGGSATIVAKPKYVSDDECSSGTSGSADSNGNTSFGPAVASTLDSQGKLSMILEEIREIKETQSQLADDIENLKTQFKRDYGFISQMLQEERYRYERLEDQLNDLTDLHQHETANLKQELASIEEKVAYQAYERSRDVQEALESCQTRVSKLELHQQEQQAQQSETVNAKVLLGKCINVILAFMTVILVCVSTIAKFIAPMMKSRFHIICTFFAVTLLAIFCKNWDHIICAIERMIIPR; encoded by the exons gtGGAAAGACATGACATGAATACCCTGAGTTTACCGCTTAACATCCGCCGTGGAGGCTCTGACACTAACCTGAACTTTGATGTACCAGATGGGGTCCTGGAGTTTCACAAAGTTAAACTCAGTGCAGATagcttgaaacagaaaatcctcaAGGTTACAGAACAAATCAAAGTTGAACAAACAGCTCGAGATGGCAATGTGGCTGAGTATTTGAAACTGGTAAATAGTGCAGACAAGCAACAGGCTGGGCGCATCAAGCAAGTCTTTGAGAAAAAGAACCAGAAGTCTGCCCACTCCATTgcccagctgcagaagaaattgGAGCAGTATCACAAAAAGCTTAAGGATATTGAACAAAACGGATCTTCCAAAACTACTAAGGATACTTCCAAAGATAACTTGAAAGATATTCAGCATGGCAAGTCTCGTACCTCTGGGCACGGAACAGAGAGCAGCAAGTCGGGTGTGCCAGGTGTGTCTTTGACACCACCTGTCTTTGTTTTCAGCAAGTCTAGAGAGTTTGCGAACCTGATCCGAAACAAATTTGGTAGTGCAGACAACATTGCTCATCTCAAAAACACCTTGGATGAATTTCGGCCAGAAACAAGTTCCAGAACATACGGGGGCAGTGCCACTATCGTTGCCAAACCAAAATATGTTAGTGATGATGAATGCTCAAGTGGGACCTCTGGCTCAGCAGACAGTAATGGGAATACTTCCTTTGGTCCTGCTGTGGCAAGTACTCTGGACAGCCAAGGAAAGCTTTCCATGATTTTGGAGGAAATAAGGGAAATCAAGGAGACACAGTCCCAATTAGCTGATGATATAGAGAATTTAAAAACGCAGTTTAAAAGAGACTATGGCTTTATTTCTCAGATGTTACAAGAGGAAAGATatag ATACGAAAGATTGGAGGACCAGTTAAATGACCTCACTGATCTACATCAACATGAGACAGCAAACTTGAAACAAGAGCTAGCCAGCATAGAGGAGAAAGTGGCCTATCAGGCATATGAGCGATCACGGGATGTTCAG GAAGCCTTGGAATCGTGCCAGACCCGGGTCTCCAAACTGGAGCTCCATCAGCAAGAACAGCAAGCACAGCAGTCCGAAACCGTTAATGCCAAAGTGCTCCTGGGGAAATGTATCAACGTGATCCTGGCCTTCATGACTGTCATCTTGGTGTGTGTTTCTACCATTGCGAAGTTCATTGCCCCGATGATGAAGAGCCGCTTTCATATCATCTGCACTTTTTTCGCAGTGACGCTGCTGGCAATATTCTGTAAAAACTGGGATCATATCATCTGTGCCATAGAAAGGATGATCATACCGAGATGA